Below is a window of Natronorubrum halophilum DNA.
GGGCGAGGGATCGCCGACGCGACCGCCGCCGGCCTCCTCGCGTGGACGACGATGGTCGCCGTCGCGACGCTGATCCGCGGCGGCTGGATCGAGCCGGTGGGAACCGACGTGCTCGGCTGGGTGGCGATCACGCCGTCGCTGGTCGTCGTGCGATTCGTCTACTACAATCTCGCGTTGTCCGTCGCCGTCTTCGGCGGGGTGTGGCTGGCGGGCGTCGTCGGCGTCGCACCGCTCTCGCTCGTTACGGCGCTGGTCGTCTCGAGCGTCTCGATGCTGGCGTTTCCGCGCCTCGCCGAGTCGGCGTACGGCAGCCTCCGAGAGCGGTAGCCGGAGCCGCTGCGATGACGCTCAGGACGCGACGGTCTCGGCCTCGGGATCGACGTCCGCCTCGCCCTCCCGGAGTTTGAACTTCTGGATCTTCCCGCTGGGATTCTTGGGGAGTTCGTCCACGAAGTAGTACGCCCGCGGTCGCTTGAAGTCGGCGAGGTGGTCGTTCTCGAGCAGGAACGCGTCGAGTTCGTCCGCGGAGACGCCGCCGACGACGTACGCGACGACCCGTTCGCCCCACTCGTCGTCGGGTTCGCCGACGATGGCCGCCTCTTCGACGGCGTCGTGGGAGAACAGTGCGTCCTCGACCTCAGCCGGATAGATGTTCTCGCCGCCGGAGACGATCATGTCGTCCTTCCGGTCGACGACGTAGAGGTAGCCGTCGTCGTCGAGGCGACCGAGGTCGCCGGTGTAGTACCACGTCGTCCCGTCGGCCTCGCGCAACGACTGCTGGGTCGCCTCGGGACGGTTCCAGTACTCCCGCATCGCACACGGACCGGCGATCAGAACCTCGCCGATTTCGCCGCCCGCTACCTCCTGGTCCGGGGCCGCGTCGGGTTCGACCACGCGCAGTTCGTGGTTGAGCGCGGGCAGTCCGGCGGAGCCCTGCTTCGGGAGTTGATCCTCCGACGGTTGGAAGACGGCGGCGGGACCCATCTCGGTCATGCCGTACGCCTGGACGTAATCATCACAGAGGTGTTCCCGGCAGTTCTCGAGGACCTGCTCGGGCATCGGTGCCGCGCCGTATAGACCGAGTCGGAGCGACGAGACGTCGACGTCCGTCTCGGCGGCGGTCAGCGACAGCGCGTTCCACGCCGTCGGTGCGGCAAACAGCTGCGTGACGTCGTACTCCTCGATCGCCTCGAGAGCCGCTTGCGGCTCGAACTCGTGGTGGATGACGGTCGCCGCGCCGCGGTGGACCCGCGGGAACAGATTGCAGTGGAGTTCGGCGCAGTGATACAGCGGCATCATCGACAGTCCGATATCGTGGCGGGTGAGATTCAGCTCCGCGATGCACAGCAGATCGTGTTCGACCATACTCCGGTGCTCGTGGACGACCCCTTTCGGACGGCCGGTCGTCCCTGACGTGTAGATGAAGGCGTAGACGTCGTCCTCGGCGACGGAAACGTCCGGCCGGTCCGCGGAACTCGACTCGAGCAGGTCGGCGAACCCGCTCGCGTACTCCGGCGCGTCGTCGTCGATGAAGACGTACTCGCTCACGGTCTCGAGGGACGGGCGAGCGCCCTCGACCGCCTCCCGGGTCGCGAATTCGAACAGGAGCAGTTCGGCTTCGGCGTCGGTGACGATGTACTCGATCTCGCCCGCCGGAAGCCGGAAGTTCAGCGGCGTGAAGACGGCGCCGATCTTCGCACAGGCGTAGACGGTGAGCGCCATCTCGGAGCCGTTGTACAGAACGGTTGCCACCCGGTCTCCCTTCTCGATGCCGAGATCGAGCATCGCGTTCGCCAGCCGATTGACGCGCTCGTCGAACGCCGCGTAGGTCCACCGCTGGTCCTTCCGCGGATAGATGATCGCGTCGCGGTCGGGGTGTCGACCGACCGTCTGCTCGAGGGTGTCGCCGATCGTGGGATGTGATGGCATGCCGTGTTGCGATTGGACAAGGAGTCTTATAGTAGTTATCGCGCTCGCTCCCGCGCGACCGGCGACGGGGACGCGTTCGGCCGCCCTCAGGCAGGATTACCGCGGCCGTGCGACGATGCCGAGGTGATCCGCGTGGTACGTCTCGAGTCGCCGCGTCTCGAGCACCTCGTAGCCCTCCTCGAGGGCCGCCCGAACGTCTTCGAACACGTCGGCGGGTTCGCGCGTCACGTCCTCGCTTCTGGCCTTGACGGCCAACAGCAGCCGACCGTCGTCGGCGAGGAACCGTTTGTTCTCGAGGGCCACGCGGGCCTGCCCGCGCGTCGCGACGTCCTGAATCAGTACGTCGACGTTCGATTCGACGACGTGCGCGTAAGTTTCGGGCTTTCTGGCGTCCTTGAGTAGCGGGAAGAGTCGCGGGCGCGATTCGGCGGCCTCGAGCAGGTCCCGAGTCGGTCGGGCGGCGAACTCGACGGCGTAGGTCGGGCCGGCGAAGTCGGCGACGTGGCTCACCGTCGTCCCGCTGGCAGCCCCGAGGTAGAGCACCGCCTCGCCGCCTTCGAGGCCGGTCTCCATCCCGAGGTCGAACATCGCGCCCAGCTTCGAGCGGTTCGGGCTCCAGGCGCGCCACTCGCCATCCGTCGGCTCGCCGTAGACGGGGTCGCCGCGGGTCGCGAGCCGTTCGGTACCGTCGAACGTGCGGCGTTCGACGCCGTCGGGG
It encodes the following:
- a CDS encoding long-chain-fatty-acid--CoA ligase — its product is MPSHPTIGDTLEQTVGRHPDRDAIIYPRKDQRWTYAAFDERVNRLANAMLDLGIEKGDRVATVLYNGSEMALTVYACAKIGAVFTPLNFRLPAGEIEYIVTDAEAELLLFEFATREAVEGARPSLETVSEYVFIDDDAPEYASGFADLLESSSADRPDVSVAEDDVYAFIYTSGTTGRPKGVVHEHRSMVEHDLLCIAELNLTRHDIGLSMMPLYHCAELHCNLFPRVHRGAATVIHHEFEPQAALEAIEEYDVTQLFAAPTAWNALSLTAAETDVDVSSLRLGLYGAAPMPEQVLENCREHLCDDYVQAYGMTEMGPAAVFQPSEDQLPKQGSAGLPALNHELRVVEPDAAPDQEVAGGEIGEVLIAGPCAMREYWNRPEATQQSLREADGTTWYYTGDLGRLDDDGYLYVVDRKDDMIVSGGENIYPAEVEDALFSHDAVEEAAIVGEPDDEWGERVVAYVVGGVSADELDAFLLENDHLADFKRPRAYYFVDELPKNPSGKIQKFKLREGEADVDPEAETVAS
- a CDS encoding fibrillarin-like rRNA/tRNA 2'-O-methyltransferase, translated to MSNAPLPDGVERRTFDGTERLATRGDPVYGEPTDGEWRAWSPNRSKLGAMFDLGMETGLEGGEAVLYLGAASGTTVSHVADFAGPTYAVEFAARPTRDLLEAAESRPRLFPLLKDARKPETYAHVVESNVDVLIQDVATRGQARVALENKRFLADDGRLLLAVKARSEDVTREPADVFEDVRAALEEGYEVLETRRLETYHADHLGIVARPR